One Pseudoalteromonas rubra genomic window, TCGCTGGGCCGGGCAACTCGCATGTTATTGGGGGCTTTGTGCAGCATGCCCAATTTCAGAAAAGGTGGCCCTTTACTGATCCGTCAACTGTACATGGTGGGCCATCAGTCGTTGCTTATTATTATGGTATCAGGCCTGTTTATCGGCATGGTACTGGCGTTACAGGGCTACACTGTACTAGTCGAATATGGGGCAGAAGACAGCCTGGGGCCACTGGTGGCACTGAGTTTGTTACGTGAACTGGGACCTGTGGTCACTGCATTATTGTTTGCCGGGCGGGCGGGCAGTGCATTGACAGCGGAGATTGGTCTGATGAAGGCCACTGAGCAACTTTCCAGTTTGGAAATGATGGCCATTGACCCACTGAAACGCGTGATTTCTCCCCGTTTTTGGGCAGGTTTTATCAGTATGCCGCTGTTAGCCTTGATTTTCTCAGCTATTGCGATTCTCGGCGCACACCTGGTTGGTGTTGACTGGCTTGGGGTCGATTCAGGTAGCTTCTGGTCCATTATGCAATCTCAGGTGTCTTTTGAGCAGGATATTGTCAATGGTCTGATTAAAAGTTTTGTATTTGCGCTCATCGTGACCTGGAT contains:
- the mlaE gene encoding lipid asymmetry maintenance ABC transporter permease subunit MlaE encodes the protein MMDFLQKLGHKTLSRFASLGRATRMLLGALCSMPNFRKGGPLLIRQLYMVGHQSLLIIMVSGLFIGMVLALQGYTVLVEYGAEDSLGPLVALSLLRELGPVVTALLFAGRAGSALTAEIGLMKATEQLSSLEMMAIDPLKRVISPRFWAGFISMPLLALIFSAIAILGAHLVGVDWLGVDSGSFWSIMQSQVSFEQDIVNGLIKSFVFALIVTWIALYKGYDCIPTSEGISKATTETVVHSSLAVLGFDFVLTAVMFSS